Proteins co-encoded in one Streptomyces sp. SLBN-31 genomic window:
- a CDS encoding TauD/TfdA family dioxygenase gives MTTEWDAAAERAAGVEVKPVAGHIGAEITGVDLADDLDDAVVAAIRTAVLRWKVVFFRGQRLDHARHVAFARRFGEPVVLGKRGSASPPDFPEVETTADRLELGGRFGMEHEEWLQRRRHTLLRGWHCDHGARIDPPAATILRAETVPPYGGDTTWSNLAAAYAGLSAPVREFVDTLRAEHRLGVGYQPRPGDDAYLRHLLDHQVASVHPLVRVHPETGERVLYVNGYYVEQIVDVSRPESRALLEMLLEQAVRPEYTVRFRWEPGSVAFWDNRATIHLAPGDNAHLGLPRIMHRVMLTGDVPVGVDGRPSQPVIGTEPGRW, from the coding sequence ATGACGACGGAGTGGGACGCGGCGGCGGAGCGGGCCGCGGGTGTCGAGGTGAAACCGGTCGCCGGACACATCGGAGCGGAGATCACCGGCGTCGACCTGGCCGACGACCTCGACGACGCCGTGGTCGCCGCGATCCGCACGGCCGTGCTGCGCTGGAAGGTGGTGTTCTTCCGCGGGCAGCGGCTCGACCACGCCCGGCACGTCGCCTTCGCACGCCGCTTCGGCGAACCCGTCGTCCTGGGCAAGCGGGGCAGCGCCTCACCGCCGGACTTTCCCGAGGTGGAGACCACCGCCGACCGGCTCGAACTGGGCGGACGGTTCGGCATGGAGCACGAGGAGTGGCTGCAGCGCCGACGCCACACCCTGCTGCGCGGCTGGCACTGCGACCACGGCGCCCGGATCGACCCGCCCGCAGCGACGATCCTGCGCGCCGAGACCGTACCGCCCTACGGCGGCGACACGACGTGGTCCAACCTGGCGGCCGCCTACGCCGGACTGTCCGCGCCCGTGCGGGAGTTCGTCGACACCCTGCGTGCCGAGCACCGGCTCGGGGTGGGCTACCAGCCCAGGCCCGGCGACGACGCGTACCTGCGACACCTGCTGGACCACCAGGTCGCCTCCGTCCACCCGCTGGTGCGCGTGCACCCTGAGACGGGGGAGCGGGTGCTGTACGTCAACGGCTACTACGTCGAGCAGATCGTCGACGTCTCCCGGCCGGAGAGCCGGGCCCTGCTGGAGATGCTGCTGGAGCAGGCGGTGCGGCCGGAGTACACCGTGCGGTTCCGCTGGGAGCCGGGCAGCGTCGCCTTCTGGGACAACCGGGCCACCATCCACCTGGCGCCCGGCGACAACGCCCACCTCGGCCTCCCGCGGATCATGCACCGGGTCATGCTCACGGGCGACGTACCGGTCGGCGTGGACGGCAGGCCGTCGCAGCCCGTGATCGGCACCGAACCCGGCAGGTGGTGA
- the ligD gene encoding non-homologous end-joining DNA ligase yields MPGLLDSLPEERRGLLAAARPGTELAARPMLATLSDRRDFDDTGEWIFERKLDGVRLLAVRDAGRVTLLSRTGRRLDDSYPEIVEALSAQSCADFTVDGEVVAFSRGRTDFARLQQRMGLTRRQEIEATGVAVTYYVFDLLRLDGADTTRLPLRLRKSLLRRALSYRAPLRWTSHRNAGGADSLADACARGWEGLIAKRADGPYRPRRSPDWLKLKCSQGQEFVVGGFTEPAGSRVGLGALLLGYHQDGKLRYAGKVGTGFDRPTLLSLRERLERLRVDGSRFEGPVREAGARWVRPELVAQIDFTEWTRDGMLRHPRFLGLRDDKKPADVVRERPAA; encoded by the coding sequence GTGCCGGGGCTGCTCGACTCGCTCCCCGAGGAACGGCGCGGGCTGCTGGCCGCGGCGCGCCCCGGGACGGAACTCGCCGCACGGCCCATGCTGGCCACGCTCAGCGACCGGCGGGACTTCGACGACACCGGCGAGTGGATCTTCGAGCGGAAACTGGACGGTGTACGGCTGCTGGCGGTCCGTGACGCGGGGCGGGTGACGCTGCTGTCACGCACGGGGCGCCGCCTCGACGACAGCTACCCCGAGATCGTCGAGGCGCTGTCCGCCCAGTCCTGCGCCGACTTCACGGTCGACGGCGAGGTCGTCGCGTTCTCCCGCGGCCGCACCGACTTCGCCCGGCTCCAGCAGCGCATGGGACTCACCCGCAGACAGGAGATCGAGGCCACCGGTGTCGCCGTGACGTACTACGTGTTCGACCTGCTCAGGCTGGACGGCGCGGACACCACCCGGCTGCCGCTGCGGCTGCGCAAGTCCCTGCTGCGCCGGGCCCTTTCGTACCGTGCGCCGCTGCGCTGGACCTCCCACCGCAATGCGGGCGGCGCCGATTCGCTGGCCGACGCGTGCGCCCGCGGGTGGGAGGGGCTGATCGCCAAGCGCGCCGACGGGCCGTACCGGCCGCGGCGGTCCCCGGACTGGCTGAAGCTCAAGTGCTCCCAGGGGCAGGAGTTCGTCGTCGGCGGTTTCACCGAGCCCGCCGGCAGCCGGGTCGGCCTGGGGGCGCTGCTGCTGGGCTACCACCAGGACGGGAAGCTGCGTTACGCGGGCAAGGTCGGCACCGGCTTCGACCGGCCGACGCTGCTGTCGCTGCGCGAGCGGCTCGAGCGATTGCGAGTGGACGGCTCGCGGTTCGAGGGCCCCGTGCGGGAGGCGGGCGCCCGCTGGGTGAGGCCGGAGCTGGTCGCGCAGATCGACTTCACCGAGTGGACGCGGGACGGGATGCTGCGCCATCCCAGGTTCCTGGGCCTCAGGGACGACAAGAAACCGGCCGACGTGGTTCGCGAGCGGCCCGCGGCCTGA
- a CDS encoding metallophosphoesterase has protein sequence MSDSSRDTAEGAGWGAAEPGEYKRLMPAKVEKLSWLDPRTLWSARNGVLASWFGDPTGRTRGRWVAQREAAGAPADKVIRRDDPDRFSFMVIGDTGEGDEPQYSVVPGFLRTSQGTDFAVITSDVIYPVGSADDYGSKFFRPYRDYPAPIYAVPGNHDWYEGLGAFMRVFCGDAPPLPAEPAPRPLTRAWWRSLLWHRPRPTDGQRLEETRQLRSAAAQRAVQPGPYWAIDAGPLRLIGIDTGLLGTIDAEQGAWLREVSQGPRPKILLTGSPLYVDGEHHPCTIEGDGGTVDDIVRDPEHHYVAAIGGDIHNYQRYPVQVDGRTIQYVVSGGGGAFMHATHTIPRVNIANVTEKDFRCYPLRGDSLAFYSRLYGRRLRLRRFFTLTEAEATAVVAERLGITPTRAPGGPVRVTRRVRLVASLLGAGGRPDRTSRFRLPVRKIYTQLFSPGSATYSPPFFKQFLRLDVTPDAVRLRCFAATGNLAQEIEPPLEDEVTIPLP, from the coding sequence GTGTCTGACTCCTCACGCGATACCGCCGAGGGCGCCGGCTGGGGCGCCGCGGAACCCGGCGAGTACAAGCGGCTGATGCCCGCCAAGGTCGAGAAGCTCTCCTGGCTCGACCCCAGGACGCTGTGGTCCGCCCGCAACGGCGTGCTGGCCTCCTGGTTCGGCGACCCCACGGGCCGCACCCGCGGCCGTTGGGTGGCCCAGCGGGAAGCGGCCGGCGCGCCCGCCGACAAGGTGATCCGGCGCGACGACCCGGACCGCTTCTCGTTCATGGTCATCGGCGACACCGGCGAGGGCGACGAGCCCCAGTACTCCGTCGTGCCGGGCTTCCTGAGGACCAGTCAGGGCACCGACTTCGCGGTCATCACCAGCGACGTCATCTACCCGGTCGGCAGCGCCGACGACTACGGCAGCAAGTTCTTCCGCCCGTACCGGGACTATCCGGCGCCGATCTACGCCGTACCCGGCAACCACGACTGGTACGAGGGTCTCGGCGCCTTCATGCGCGTCTTCTGCGGGGACGCCCCACCGCTCCCGGCGGAACCCGCACCGCGCCCCCTCACCCGGGCGTGGTGGAGGTCGCTGCTGTGGCACCGGCCCCGTCCGACGGACGGTCAACGCCTGGAGGAGACACGGCAGTTGCGGTCCGCCGCCGCCCAACGGGCCGTACAGCCGGGCCCCTACTGGGCGATCGACGCCGGTCCGCTGCGGCTCATAGGCATCGACACGGGTCTGCTCGGCACCATCGACGCCGAACAGGGCGCCTGGCTGCGCGAGGTCTCCCAGGGGCCCCGCCCGAAGATCCTGCTCACCGGATCGCCCCTGTACGTGGACGGTGAACACCACCCGTGCACGATCGAGGGGGACGGCGGCACCGTCGACGACATCGTCCGCGACCCCGAGCACCACTATGTCGCGGCGATCGGCGGCGACATCCACAACTACCAGCGCTATCCGGTCCAGGTGGACGGCCGCACCATCCAGTACGTCGTCTCGGGCGGCGGCGGAGCGTTCATGCACGCCACCCACACCATCCCGCGCGTGAACATCGCGAACGTGACGGAGAAGGACTTCCGCTGCTACCCGCTGCGCGGTGACTCCCTGGCCTTCTACAGCCGGCTCTACGGACGCCGCCTGCGCCTGCGCCGCTTCTTCACCCTCACCGAGGCCGAGGCCACGGCGGTCGTCGCCGAACGCCTGGGCATCACGCCCACGCGGGCGCCCGGCGGCCCCGTCCGCGTGACCCGCCGCGTCCGCCTCGTGGCGAGCCTGCTGGGCGCGGGCGGCCGCCCCGACCGCACCTCCCGCTTCCGCCTCCCGGTCCGCAAGATCTACACGCAGCTGTTCTCACCCGGCTCGGCCACCTACAGCCCGCCCTTCTTCAAGCAGTTCCTGCGCCTGGACGTCACCCCCGACGCCGTTCGGCTGCGGTGCTTCGCGGCCACCGGCAACCTCGCCCAGGAGATCGAGCCGCCCTTGGAGGACGAGGTGACCATTCCGCTGCCCTGA
- a CDS encoding aldo/keto reductase encodes MVSIPTHTLNDGTRLPAVGLGTWPMSDAEAERAVAEALGLGYRLVDTATNYRNESGVGLGIAHGGVPREEIVVTTKLPGRDHGYEETLASFEDSRRRLGLEYVDLYLIHWPLPRVDRYVDSWRAMIKLREEGLVRSVGVSNFTPEHIERLEKETGVLPSVNQIELHPLFPQEELRAFHTAKGILTESWSPLGRGSDLLDDPALVSIAGDLGVTPGQVVLRWHTQLGAVPIPKSSDPGRQRANLDVFGFELDAGQMRAVADRAHRRLGGDPEVHEEF; translated from the coding sequence GTGGTCAGCATCCCGACGCACACGCTCAACGACGGCACGCGGCTCCCCGCGGTCGGCCTGGGCACCTGGCCGATGAGCGACGCCGAGGCGGAGCGCGCCGTCGCCGAGGCCCTGGGCCTGGGCTACCGCCTGGTCGACACGGCCACCAACTACCGCAACGAGTCCGGAGTGGGCCTCGGCATCGCCCACGGCGGCGTGCCCCGCGAGGAGATCGTGGTCACCACGAAGCTCCCGGGCCGCGACCACGGCTACGAGGAGACTCTTGCCTCCTTCGAGGACTCCCGCCGCAGGCTCGGCCTGGAGTACGTGGACCTGTATCTGATCCACTGGCCGCTCCCCCGGGTCGACCGGTACGTCGACTCGTGGCGGGCCATGATCAAGCTCCGCGAGGAGGGCCTCGTCCGCTCCGTCGGCGTCTCCAACTTCACGCCGGAGCACATCGAGCGGCTGGAGAAGGAGACCGGCGTCCTGCCGTCCGTCAACCAGATCGAGCTGCACCCGCTCTTCCCGCAGGAGGAGCTGCGCGCCTTCCACACCGCCAAGGGCATCCTCACCGAGAGCTGGAGCCCGCTCGGCCGCGGCAGCGACCTGCTCGACGACCCGGCGCTCGTCTCGATCGCCGGGGACCTCGGCGTGACCCCCGGCCAGGTCGTGCTGCGCTGGCACACCCAGCTCGGCGCGGTGCCCATCCCGAAGTCGTCGGACCCGGGGCGACAGCGCGCCAATCTCGACGTCTTCGGGTTCGAACTGGACGCCGGGCAGATGCGGGCCGTCGCCGACCGCGCCCACCGCCGACTGGGCGGTGACCCCGAGGTGCACGAGGAGTTCTGA
- a CDS encoding DNA polymerase ligase N-terminal domain-containing protein: MGDRDRLREYRGKRDFRRSAEPEGRSASSDGEPRFVVQIHDASTMHFDFRLQVGDVLKSWSIPKGPSADPHDKRLAVPTEDHPLQYEEFEGVIPEGEYGGGTVIVWDHGTYQPLSHDREGRPVDFEESLEHGHARFRLKGAKLHGEYALTRFRGGRDGDGKESWLLVKAGGERDRGHGAPDPRRARSVTSGRTLAQVAADDGRK, translated from the coding sequence GTGGGTGACCGGGACCGGCTGCGGGAGTACCGCGGCAAACGCGATTTCCGGCGGAGCGCGGAGCCGGAGGGCCGGTCCGCATCCTCGGACGGCGAACCCCGCTTCGTCGTGCAGATCCACGACGCGTCCACCATGCACTTCGACTTCCGGCTCCAGGTGGGTGACGTACTGAAGTCGTGGTCCATCCCGAAGGGCCCCTCCGCCGACCCCCACGACAAGCGGCTGGCCGTGCCCACGGAGGACCATCCGCTGCAGTACGAGGAGTTCGAGGGCGTCATTCCGGAGGGCGAGTACGGCGGCGGCACCGTGATCGTCTGGGACCACGGCACCTACCAGCCGCTGAGCCACGACCGCGAGGGACGGCCCGTCGACTTCGAGGAGTCGCTGGAGCACGGACACGCCCGGTTCCGGCTCAAGGGCGCCAAACTGCACGGCGAGTACGCGCTCACCCGGTTCCGCGGCGGGAGGGACGGGGACGGCAAGGAGTCCTGGCTGCTGGTGAAGGCCGGCGGCGAGCGGGACCGCGGACACGGGGCGCCGGATCCGCGGCGGGCCCGCTCGGTGACCAGCGGCCGTACGCTCGCCCAGGTCGCCGCCGACGACGGACGGAAGTGA
- a CDS encoding cupin domain-containing protein, whose product MRTALRTAVVGAIVTGSVLTCGTAGATPPGPGVTAKLISTTTVGDTDYVLREITVPPGQSTGWHYHDGVVYGFVRQGTLSHYHADCAEDGVYPKGTTVREPGGPSDVHLGRNEGDTPLVLDVLYVLPHGAPFSEDVPNPGCSFQ is encoded by the coding sequence ATGCGCACCGCACTCCGCACCGCCGTCGTCGGCGCGATCGTCACCGGCTCGGTCCTGACCTGCGGCACGGCGGGGGCCACGCCGCCGGGGCCGGGGGTCACCGCCAAGCTGATCAGCACGACCACCGTCGGGGACACCGACTACGTGCTGCGCGAGATCACCGTCCCGCCGGGCCAGAGCACCGGCTGGCACTACCACGACGGAGTGGTCTACGGCTTCGTCCGCCAGGGCACGTTGAGCCACTACCACGCCGACTGCGCCGAGGACGGCGTCTATCCGAAGGGCACCACGGTCCGCGAGCCGGGCGGCCCGAGCGACGTCCACCTGGGCCGCAACGAGGGTGACACCCCGCTCGTCCTCGACGTGCTGTACGTGCTGCCGCACGGCGCGCCGTTCTCGGAGGACGTCCCGAACCCGGGCTGCTCCTTCCAGTGA
- a CDS encoding LLM class flavin-dependent oxidoreductase, with amino-acid sequence MPPTSRPLRKLGFLTIGLFDEDDPRRGHESTLEIIELGERLGFDSAWLRHRHLQYGISSPVAVMAAASQRTSRIELGTAVIPLGWENPLRLAEDLATVDLLSGGRVNPGVSVGPPMHFDQVKQALYPDTADAEDFSYERVRRLLDLVRGKSASEFSGVEGFETFSDRVQPHSPGLDRRMWYGGGSLGSARWAGENGMNFLTSSVVKAEAEAPHGSGHDFAEIQLSHIRAFRAHHPDGENARVSQGLVVIPTDSASPEQRARYEEYAARRTPRTTSPQGPARLLFAPDIVGTSEEIAERLHAHAAFREVDEVAFALPFTFAHEDYVQILTDMATRLGPALGWRPSV; translated from the coding sequence GTGCCGCCGACCTCCCGTCCCCTGCGCAAGCTCGGTTTCCTGACCATCGGCCTGTTCGACGAAGACGATCCGCGCCGGGGCCACGAATCCACCCTGGAGATCATCGAACTCGGTGAGCGGCTCGGCTTCGACAGCGCCTGGCTGCGTCACCGGCACCTGCAGTACGGCATTTCCTCGCCCGTCGCCGTCATGGCGGCGGCCTCGCAGCGCACCAGCCGCATCGAGCTCGGCACCGCGGTCATCCCGCTGGGCTGGGAGAACCCGCTGCGGCTGGCCGAGGACCTGGCGACCGTGGACCTCCTCTCCGGGGGCCGGGTCAACCCAGGTGTCAGCGTGGGTCCGCCGATGCACTTCGACCAGGTCAAGCAGGCGCTCTACCCGGACACGGCGGACGCGGAGGACTTCTCCTACGAGCGGGTGCGGCGGCTGCTGGACCTAGTGCGCGGCAAGAGCGCCAGCGAGTTCAGCGGCGTCGAGGGATTCGAGACGTTCTCCGACCGGGTGCAGCCGCACTCGCCGGGGCTGGACCGACGGATGTGGTACGGCGGCGGCAGCCTCGGCTCGGCGCGCTGGGCCGGCGAGAACGGCATGAACTTCCTGACGAGCAGCGTCGTCAAGGCGGAGGCCGAGGCTCCGCACGGATCGGGCCACGACTTCGCCGAGATCCAGCTGTCCCACATCCGCGCCTTCCGCGCCCACCACCCCGACGGCGAGAACGCCCGTGTCTCCCAGGGCCTGGTGGTCATCCCCACCGACTCCGCGTCGCCCGAACAGCGGGCCCGGTACGAGGAGTACGCGGCCCGGCGCACCCCTCGTACGACGTCACCGCAGGGCCCGGCTCGGCTGTTGTTCGCGCCCGACATCGTCGGCACCTCGGAGGAGATCGCCGAGCGGCTGCACGCGCACGCCGCGTTCCGCGAGGTGGACGAGGTGGCCTTCGCCCTGCCGTTCACCTTCGCCCACGAGGACTACGTGCAGATCCTCACCGACATGGCGACGCGGCTCGGCCCGGCGCTGGGGTGGCGGCCCTCCGTCTGA